The following coding sequences lie in one Zingiber officinale cultivar Zhangliang chromosome 2B, Zo_v1.1, whole genome shotgun sequence genomic window:
- the LOC122047588 gene encoding vesicle transport protein GOT1-like: MVSFEMNDQKKIGLGLTGFGVFFSILGIIFFFDKGLLAMGNILFLSGLMLTIGLKSTMQFFAKPKNYKGTISFGVGFFMVLIGWPVVGMILELYGFFVLFSGFWPTLSIFLQRIPVLGWIFQQPFVRSFFDRYRGKRVPV; the protein is encoded by the exons ATGGTTTCATTTGAGATGAATGATCAAAAAA AGATTGGGCTGGGGCTTACAGGGTTTGGTGTTTTCTTCTCGATCCTTGGAATAATATTTTTCTTCGACAAGGGCCTTTTGGCAATGGGTAAT ATTCTCTTCCTTTCCGGTCTGATGTTGACCATCGGACTAAAATCGACCATGCAATTCTTTGCCAAACCTAAGAACTACAAG GGAACAATCTCATTCGGAGTTGGCTTCTTTATGGTATTGATTGGATGGCCTGTTGTCGGCATGATTCTCGAGTTGTATGGATTCTTCGTTCTCTTCAG CGGCTTTTGGCCAACCCTCTCAATTTTCCTGCAACGGATTCCTGTTCTCGGATGGATATTCCAACAGCCCTTCGTCAGATCA TTCTTCGATCGCTATAGAGGCAAACGAGTTCCAGTTTAG